The Thunnus thynnus chromosome 22, fThuThy2.1, whole genome shotgun sequence genome includes a window with the following:
- the ripk3 gene encoding receptor-interacting serine/threonine-protein kinase 3: MALSSCVAPALIADSTLEGWEVIGSGGFGQIYKARHSQWCCDVAVKLLHYDDGTSSSLLREVDMMRQGSSPYVIQVLGVFKGRLPASGPSTHLGLVMEFMERGTLAFLQDTLRGAPPWPLVFRLAHQVALGINFLHSLSPALLHLDLKPSNVLLDTYLNAKLTDFGLARFYHSVKRMSKKNIEEEGGTISYMPPEAFGISYSPTRASDIYSYGILLWSLVTGKQPYPNAMSSIVRFRIPQGDRPSMDDIRGPAAGLAGLAGLIELMQRSWSQKPAERPTSRECTTVTEELYKMHKHAIIDAVHQVLKKLDQKEEDRITEQVQRVHITQTSEYAGVQAANVCDNVPTGRPPIQEMANGWTANLNGEPQVKDLPSSRPPRVCHVYPGHMSSGFKVKPSSVHPIRSLTPSPPSDLTPVTPATPTTPVTPVTPATGRSPQGRTAKISQSAFRANLFPQYQRQFSSPDTFPCHSPPTRGICIQLSNVTGFQHGNNNTMHINEYVADSLERKRHPTAPSRVDLPPQHLGSWKNKTGGPG; encoded by the exons ATGGCATTGTCCAGCTGTGTAGCTCCCGCTTTGATTGCTGACTCCACCTTGGAAGGCTGGGAGGTTATTGGCTCCGGAGGGTTTGGACAAATCTACAAAGCCAGACATAGTCAGTGGTGCTGCGATGTTGCCGTTAAACTGCTTCATTACGATGACGG aACCAGTTCATCTTTGCTGCGAGAAGTCGACATGATGCGTCAAGGAAGCAGCCCGTATGTTATTCAGGTCCTCGGGGTCTTCAAGGGTCGACTGCCCGCCTCTGGACCATCAACACACCTCGGTCTGGTCATGGAGTTCATGGAGAGAGGAACACTGGCCTTCCTACAG GACACCTTACGTGGAGCTCCGCCCTGGCCGCTGGTCTTCAGACTGGCTCATCAGGTGGCTCTGGGTATAAACTTCCTCCACAGTCTCTCCCCTGCGCTGCTCCACCTGGACCTGAAGCCCAGCAACGTGCTGCTGGACACCTATCTCAATGCCAAG CTTACAGATTTTGGCCTTGCCAGATTTTACCACAGCGTCAAGCGGATGTCCAAGAAGAACATCGAAGAGGAAGGGGGAACAATCAGCTACATGCCACCGGAGGCGTTTGGCATATCGTACAGCCCTACACGAGCCTCTGATATCTACAG CTATGGTATACTCCTGTGGTCCCTTGTCACAGGGAAACAGCCATATCCAA ATGCAATGTCCAGCATCGTGCGGTTTCGCATCCCACAGGGAGACAGACCCTCGATGGATGACATCAGGGGTCCGGCCGCAGGGCTGGCAGGTCTGGCAGGACTGATAGAGCTCATGCAGAGAAGCTGGAGTCAAAAACCCGCTGAAAGGCCCACTTCTCGTG AGTGTACAACTGTGACAGAAGAACTGTACAagatgcacaaacatgcaattATTGATGCAGTCCATCAAGTGCTGAAAAAACTG GACCAAAAGGAAGAAGACAGAATAACAGAACAGGTTCAAAGAGTTCATATCACTCAGACTTCAG AGTACGCCGGAGTTCAAGCTGCCAATGTCTGTGATAACGTGCCAACAGGACGCCCACCGATTCAG GAAATGGCCAATGGTTGGACTGCAAATCTCAACGGTGAACCACAAGTCAAAG ATCTGCCTTCATCTCGACCTCCAAGAGTGTGTCACGTTTACCCGGGCCACATGTCATCAGGCTTTAAAGTGAAGCCTTCCTCTGTTCATCCCATTCGTTCGTTAACACCGTCTCCTCCGTCTGATCTGACCCCTGTGACTCCTGCGACCCCTACGACCCCTGTGACTCCTGTGACTCCTGCGACTGGGAGGTCACCTCAAGGCAGAACAGCAAAAATCTCTCAGTCGGCTTTTAGAGCAAACCTGTTTCCACAGTACCAG CGTCAGTTTTCCAGCCCCGACACTTTCCCTTGCCATTCTCCCCCCACTCGTGGAATCTGCATCCAACTCAGCAATGTAACTGGATTTCAGCATGGCAATAACAACACCATGCACATCAATGAGTATGTCGCAGACTCCCTAGAGAGGAAACGGCACCCAACGGCACCATCTAGAGTTGATCTTCCGCCTCAACATTTAGGAAGCTGGAAGAACAAGACAGGAGGACCCGGCtga
- the LOC137174470 gene encoding E3 ubiquitin-protein ligase TRIM39-like encodes MASKPFEKQFHCCICLDIYTDPVSIPCGHNFCLDCIEHFWDTKDKSECPLCKETFRGRPDLRINRNFADIIEFFKRSLSPTLKQEEDVDVAVRLGSGEHSPKQLSKADDVLCDICHENKLTAAKSCLVCQLSYCETHLMSHLRDPALQRHRLTDPATFATSHLCRNHNKPLEMFCKTDQIPVCVECTKRDHKQHKIVPMEKESKRIKTHLRQTKSDIQQLVQARLKKVEEIKHSMDLSKKITEKEIQSSVQVCSMLISTIQRHQAGLVEELKQKQEEAETRAKELLDELEQEINDLQTRSSELHHLELTQNPLHLLQSFPSLSRLPSTRDWSEVPVHSDNCMGTVRRGIAKLVDISQELANSLCAAEADKMNQYAVDVTLDPATASGWLALSPDGKRVSISCQKKKAPLPDNPQRFDSCVCVLGKQSFASGRRYWVVQVDDKTDWDLGVARDSINRKGAIKVRPDSGYWVICRRKGGSLSACTSPSITLHLKETPQKVGVFLDYEEGVVSFFDVEAKTHIYTYSGCTFTESLHPYFNPCVQDNGKNTAPLVICPVEVGVRERQDVLIEAAV; translated from the exons ATGGCCTCCAAGCCGTTTGAGAAGCAGTTCCATTGCTGCATCTGTCTGGATATCTACACCGACCCCGTCTCCATCccatgtggacacaacttctgtCTGGACTGTATCGAACACTTCTGGGATACGAAGGACAAGTCGGAGTGTCCGCTGTGCAAAGAGACGTTTCGAGGTCGTCCAGACCTCAGGATCAACCGGAACTTTGCTGATATCATTGAATTCTTTAAAAg GTCTCTGTCACCCACACTAAAGCAAGAGGAGGATGTTGACGTTGCGGTGCGACTAGGAAGTGGGGAACATTCCCCAAAACAACTTTCAAAGGCTGACGATGTTCTTTGTGATATCTGTCACGAAAACAAGTTGACAGCGGCAAAGTCGTGCCTCGTCTGCCAGTTGTCTTACTGTGAAACTCACCTCATGTCTCACCTGAGGGATCCAGCCCTGCAGAGACACCGGCTGACGGATCCGGCTACCTTCGCCACCAGTCACCTTTGCAGAAATCACAACAAGCCTCTGGAGATGTTTTGCAAGACAGACCAGATACCCGTGTGTGTGGAATGCACAAAGAGGGACCACAAACAGCACAAGATCGTTCCCATGGAGAAGGAGAGCAAGAGGATCAAG ACTCATTTGAGGCAGACAAAGTCCGACATTCAACAGCTGGTCCAGGCCAGACTGAAAAAAGTGGAAGAAATCAAACATTCAATGGATCTAAGCAAA aaaatcacagagAAAGAGATTCAAAGCAGCGTTCAGGTCTGCAGCATGCTGATAAGCACCATTCAGAGACACCAGGCCGGGCTTGTCGAGGAGCTCAAGCAGAAGCAGGAAGAAGCTGAGACTAGAGCTAAGGAGCTGCTCGATGAGCTGGAGCAAGAAATCAATGACCTGCAGACGAGAAGCAGCGAGCTGCACCACCTGGAGCTCACCCAGAACCCTCTTCACCTCCTACAG AGCTTCCCATCTCTAAGTAGACTCCCATCTACCAGGGACTGGTCTGAGGTCCCAGTCCACTCAGATAATTGCATGGGGACAGTGAGGAGAGGCATAGCTAAGCTTGTGGACATCAGCCAGGAGCTTGCAAACTCACTGTGTGCAGCAG AAGCAGACAAGATGAATCAATACGCAG TCGATGTCACTCTGGATCCTGCGACTGCTTCAGGCTGGCTGGCGCTGTCTCCAGATGGAAAAAGG GTGAGCATCAGCTGCCAGAAGAAGAAGGCTCCACTCCCAGACAATCCTCAGCGGTTTGActcctgtgtttgtgtcctggGGAAACAAAGCTTTGCATCTGGAAGACGCTACTGGGTGGTTCAG GTTGATGATAAAACAGACTGGGATCTCGGCGTTGCCAGAGACTCTATAAACAGGAAGGGGGCCATCAAGGTGCGTCCCGACAGTGGTTACTGGGTAATCTGCCGACGGAAAGGCGGTAGCCTGAGTGCCTGCACCAGCCCCTCCATCACCCTCCACCTCAAAGAAACCCCACAGAAAGTGGGTGTCTTCCTGGACTATGAGGAAGGTGTGGTCTCCTTCTTTGATGTAGAAGCAAAGACTCACATTTATACGTACAGCGGGTGCACCTTCACTGAATCTCTCCACCCATACTTTAATCCCTGTGTTCAAGACAACGGCAAGAACACCGCCCCATTAGTGATCTGTCCTGTTGAGGTAGGGGTCAGAGAACGACAGGATGTACTCATTGAGGCAGCTGTATGA
- the si:dkeyp-74b6.2 gene encoding cerebellin-1 gives MPYPSPPASLYSAPRSVFFVGLLLLIHWGPSEVSCQNDTEPIVLEGKCLVVCDSNPTAEPAGNALGMSVRSGTGRVAFSAIRNTNHEPSEMSNRTMTIYFDQILVNVGGHFDPARSIFVAPRKGVYSFSFHVVKVYNRQTIQVSLVLNGWPVISAFAGDQDVTREAATNAGLVLMERGDKAYLKLERGNLMGGWKYSTFSGFLVFPL, from the exons ATGCCCTATCCATCTCCTCCCGCTTCACTCTACTCTGCTCCCCGCTCTGTCTTTTTCGTTGGACTGCTGCTTCTCATCCATTGGGGGCCATCAGAGGTCAGTTGCCAGAATGACACAGAGCCAATCGTGTTGGAGGGAAAGTGTCTGGTGGTGTGCGACTCCAACCCCACAGCAGAGCCAGCGGGTAATGCTCTGGGCATGTCGGTAAGGTCAGGAACTGGTCGGGTGGCCTTTTCAGCCATCCGTAACACCAACCATGAACCCTCAGAGATGAGCAACCGCACCATGACAATCTACTTTGACCAG atCTTAGTAAACGTTGGCGGCCATTTTGACCCAGCGAGGAGTATCTTTGTGGCTCCCAGAAAAGGAGTCTACAGTTTCAGCTTTCACGTGGTCAAAGTATACAACCGGCAGACAATACAA GTGAGTCTGGTTCTCAACGGCTGGCCAGTGATCTCGGCCTTCGCAGGTGATCAGGACGTGACCAGGGAAGCTGCCACCAATGCAGGGCTGGTGTTGATGGAGAGAGGCGACAAGGCTTACCTCAAACTGGAGAGGGGGAACCTGATGGGAGGGTGGAAGTACTCCACTTTCTCTGGGTTTCTGGTGTTTCCCTTGTAG